The Methylomicrobium lacus LW14 genome window below encodes:
- a CDS encoding DUF1624 domain-containing protein gives MSPTIRRLESIDMMRGFVMVLMALDHTRDYFSNAPFDPVDLSQTSAAYFLTRWITHLCAPTFMLLAGAGAFLSTHRKNLMPGQLSVYLASRGLWLVVLELTLVRFGWTFNWDYSYAIGQVIWALGWSMLALAVLVLLPRRAIAGFAVLLIAGHNAFDGIPADNRELSGWLWIFLHQPGTIEYWPGHVLNLFYPLIPWIGVMAAGYCLGPVFLEPNRQTILFWLGLFGIALFLLLRLGNLYGDPHPWAPQKNGLFTLFSIVNFQKYPPSLLYLLMMLGLMFIGLALFESRPLRLIRQPLLTVGKAPLFFYLLHIYLIHGAALAVTHLRGLPVAWLFAGTAAHPFPAVPAPEYGYDLPVVYGIWLAVLVLLYPFCLVFVRIKQRYRHVAWLSYL, from the coding sequence ATGAGTCCCACGATACGCCGCCTGGAATCGATCGACATGATGCGCGGATTTGTGATGGTGTTGATGGCATTGGATCATACCCGCGATTATTTCTCGAATGCGCCGTTTGATCCGGTCGATCTAAGCCAGACCAGCGCCGCCTATTTTCTGACGCGCTGGATCACTCACCTCTGCGCGCCGACGTTCATGTTATTGGCCGGCGCCGGCGCGTTTTTGTCCACCCACCGCAAAAACCTGATGCCAGGACAGCTCTCTGTTTATCTCGCCAGCCGCGGGCTGTGGCTGGTCGTCTTGGAATTGACGCTGGTGCGTTTCGGCTGGACATTCAATTGGGATTACAGTTATGCGATCGGCCAGGTGATCTGGGCGCTGGGCTGGTCGATGCTCGCGCTGGCCGTTCTGGTCTTGCTGCCGCGGAGGGCGATTGCGGGTTTTGCCGTGCTGCTGATCGCCGGCCATAATGCATTCGACGGCATCCCTGCCGATAACCGCGAGCTTTCAGGCTGGCTGTGGATTTTCCTGCATCAGCCGGGCACGATCGAGTATTGGCCCGGCCATGTCTTGAATTTATTCTACCCGCTGATTCCCTGGATCGGCGTGATGGCCGCGGGATATTGCCTGGGCCCCGTGTTTCTCGAGCCAAACCGGCAAACGATCCTGTTCTGGCTGGGGCTGTTTGGCATCGCGCTGTTTTTGCTGCTGCGCCTTGGCAATCTGTACGGCGACCCTCACCCTTGGGCACCGCAAAAAAACGGGCTGTTCACGCTGTTTTCGATAGTGAACTTTCAAAAATACCCGCCCTCGTTGCTGTATTTGCTGATGATGCTGGGCCTGATGTTTATCGGACTGGCGCTGTTCGAGAGCCGCCCGCTGCGCCTCATCCGGCAACCCTTGTTGACTGTCGGCAAGGCACCGTTATTTTTCTATCTGCTGCATATTTACCTGATCCACGGCGCGGCGCTGGCCGTGACCCATCTCAGAGGACTGCCGGTCGCCTGGCTGTTTGCCGGTACCGCCGCGCATCCTTTTCCGGCAGTGCCTGCGCCCGAATACGGCTACGATTTGCCGGTGGTCTATGGTATCTGGCTGGCGGTACTCGTGCTGCTGTATCCTTTCTGCCTTGTCTTTGTGCGGATTAAACAACGCTACCGGCATGTTGCCTGGTTGAGCTATTTGTAA
- a CDS encoding class I SAM-dependent methyltransferase, protein MISEHHAEHLFEGPIAEEYEMLTRICPAAAELSRRVGQFVGDWAPPYPLEQLHLLEIGCGTGITTAGLLASREDALIESVDNAPAMLSQARQNLAAALAAKRLRLIENDALSHLREIPDASVDIVASAYTVHNFLHGYRRRVLEEALRVLKPGGLFVNGDRYSVDDAAEHLKNTQEEVKGYFRVFTEINRPDLLEQWIVHLFSDESEEHIMRLRPALDAMTEIGFQNVSLHYRDGVNALISATKSSLIAAAP, encoded by the coding sequence ATGATTTCAGAACATCACGCAGAGCATCTATTTGAAGGCCCGATTGCGGAGGAATACGAGATGCTGACGCGGATTTGTCCGGCCGCGGCGGAGTTGAGCCGGCGCGTCGGCCAATTTGTCGGCGACTGGGCGCCTCCCTACCCCCTGGAACAATTGCATCTGCTCGAAATCGGCTGCGGCACCGGCATCACTACCGCCGGCCTGTTGGCGAGCCGCGAGGATGCGCTGATCGAAAGCGTCGATAATGCCCCCGCGATGCTGTCGCAGGCGAGACAAAATTTGGCCGCGGCGCTGGCGGCGAAGCGGCTGCGACTGATCGAAAACGATGCGCTATCGCATTTGCGGGAAATTCCGGACGCCTCGGTTGACATCGTCGCCAGCGCCTATACAGTGCATAATTTTCTGCACGGCTACCGCCGGCGGGTGCTGGAGGAAGCGCTGCGCGTGCTCAAACCGGGCGGCCTGTTCGTGAACGGCGACCGTTATTCGGTCGACGATGCGGCGGAGCATCTCAAAAATACCCAGGAAGAGGTCAAGGGCTATTTCCGGGTATTTACCGAAATCAACCGCCCCGACCTTCTGGAACAGTGGATCGTGCATCTGTTCAGCGATGAATCCGAGGAGCACATCATGCGTCTTCGGCCTGCGCTGGACGCCATGACCGAGATCGGCTTTCAAAACGTCAGCCTGCATTATCGGGACGGCGTCAATGCGTTGATCAGCGCGACTAAATCCTCGCTTATTGCTGCGGCACCGTAA